The following is a genomic window from Spirosoma foliorum.
AACGATATCGACTTTGACCAAATCGCCCGCTTTACCGCGTTGCGTGTAGCTAAAGCTTAGCCGTAATCGTAAACTTCGCGTTCACGTCTCCCAAAAAACTGCTAAGTTTGGCCTCGCAAACCAACGACCATACGCAGTCGCATGAAAACCGTAGACTCCTACAATTTTGCTGGTAAGAAAGCCCTTGTTCGGGTAGACTTCAACGTACCCCTCGATAAGGCGTACAACATCACCGACGATACTCGTATTAAGGCGACCATTCCAACCGTCATGAAAATCGTGAACGATGGTGGATCAGCCATTCTTATGTCGCACCTGGGCCGGCCAAAAGGTGGCCCTGAAGAAAAATATTCGCTTAAGCATTTGTTGCCTGCGTTAAAGGAAGCCTTTGGTCGTGAGGTGAAATTTGCAGACGATTGCATTGGCCAGTCGGCTACGGATTTGGCCGCCAGCCTGCAACCCGGCGAGATTCTGTTGCTCGAAAACCTTCGCTTTTATAAAGAAGAGGAAAAAGGTGACGTAGACTTCGCGAAAAAACTCGCCAGTCTGGGCGATGTTTGGGTGAACGATGCTTTCGGAACCGCTCACCGTGCCCACGCCAGTACAGCCGTAATGGGCCAGTTTTTTACGGATCGTGTGGCAGGTTATGTGATGGAAGCTGAGCTAGCCAATGCCAAAAAGATACTGGAAAATGCAGAGCGCCCGTTCACGGCAATCATGGGTGGTGCTAAAATCTCTGATAAAATCCTGATTATCGAGAAATTGCTCGACAAGGTAGACAACCTGATTATTGGTGGTGGCATGACCTACACCTTCACGAAAGCCCAGGGTGGTAAAATCGGGAAATCGTTACTTGAAGCGGATAAACAGGATTTAGCGCTTGAGTTGCTGAAAAAGGCAGAAGAAAAAGGCGTGAAAATCTACATGCCGCTGGATAACGTCTGTGCTGATGACTTCTCGAACGACGCTAATCGACAAGTTGTTGATACGGGCGAGATTCCTGATGGTTGGGAAGGGTTGGACATTGGTCCTAAATCCATCGAACTGTTCAGTGATATTGTTGCTAAATCCAAAACGCTCCTCTGGAATGGTCCAATGGGTGTGTTTGAATTTGAAAACTTTGCCAAAGGCACCAATGCCATTGCGGAAGCGGTGGTAAAAGCAACCGAAGAAAACGGCGCGTTCTCGCTCATCGGTGGTGGCGATTCTGCCGCAGCTGTTAACCAGGCTGGCTACGGTGATCGCGTAAGCTATGTTTCAACAGGTGGTGGTGCTTTGCTGGAATATATGGAAGGAAAAGTATTGCCAGGTGTAGCAGCGTTGGAGTAGAGATTTTGTGAATTAGTAAAAAAGGTAAACATAACAATAGCCCACCGACTGGTACCAAATGGTCCTATCGGTGGGCTTTATTTGATGGATAGGTTAGTCTAATCGATTAAAGACAAGTTCTACCTTCTGGACTTGGACAAAGTCGCTTTGCTGTGGGAAACAACCAACAGGCTAGGAGTGAGGCTAAACCGCCAAATCAATGCGTAAACCAGCTGTCGGGAATGTCCATTGGCTCCGAGCCGTTCAGGCTATACTTCAGCTTTAGTGTGAAGCCGCCACCGCCTTCAATAAAATCCGCTTCGAAAGGGTGAGCTCCTTTCTGTAAAGCAACCTGACCACTTTTTTCAATGGGGAAGTGATTACCGTCGTTATCGACCACCATCCGGTCGGCGATGCGTAGAATACCGCCATCGTCGCAGGTGTAGAAAAAGCTGTAAACACCCGTTTCGGGCACGGTCATGTAGCCCCGAAACTGAACCCCGAAGCTAGGAGCATTCACTGATTTGGGCACCACAACGTTATTGATGACATAGGAACTATCAGCCTTTTGCTGCTTCATCAATTTCGTTTCTTTGAAATACTTCTTAAAGTAGAGACAGCTCAAGCCAGCCACAGAGCTAGCGCCCCCAACGGGAGTTGCGTAGGCTTGCTGTTGATAGCGCAACGAATACACATCCCCCCGAATGCCCGATGGTGTGAAGACCGCAACGTTAACCGTCTGCGGTTTTGAAATGGTTAAATCGGCGGGTAATTCAAGAGAATTTACCTGAGGCTGTGTACCGTCTGTTGTATAGCGCAGAATGTAGCTGTCCAACGGCTTTTTGATGCGCAGCGTGGCTTTATCGACAAACACGTTTTCTTCAGCAAAGCCCGTCAGGTCAGGTAGCCGGTAATGAATGCCTAGTTGCTCCATCCGCAAAAAGTGTTGCAGCAGCCGTTTCTGATACGATGGAAAGTCTTTTTTCGCGGTCCAGACTACTTCCGAGAGTGCTGTCATTCGAGGCATTGCCATGTAGTCAACGCGATTTTCGGTCGGAATGTATTCGGTCCAGATGTTGGCCTGCGCGCCCAAAAACTGCTTTGTCTGTTCGGCGGTCACACCTTCGGGCACCACAGCTATGTTGTACACATTTTCAACCGACCGAATACCCGGAGGACTATCGAAATACAGGTTGCTCACCGGCGTCATGACAACGTCGTTCCCATTCTGGGCGGCTTTCTGGGGGGCACCTTTCACCCAGCTACGCCAGTACATGACGGCTGTAGAAGGCTTGAGACCACCTTCGAGGGCATCGTCCCAAACCATTAGTTTTTTCCCTTTCGACTGCACAAATTTTTCGATCCGATGCACGAAATAGCTCTGTAGCTCTTCAACGTTTTTGATGTTCTCCCGCTTCATCAACTCCTGACAAGTCGCCGACTGCGCCCAAGTCGACTTTTCCACTTCATCGGCCCCAATATGAACGTATGGGCTGGGAAACAGGGCTATAATTTCACTCAGCACCGTTTCCATGAACGTGTACGTCGGTTCATTGCAGGGGCAAATGGGCACCGAAAACGTTTTACCCCAGCCTTCCTGACCTGTGCAACTCAGAAATGGATAAGCCTTGATCGCTGCCGTCAGGTGGCCGGGCATGTCGATTTCGGGAATAATTTCAATGTGTCGGGCGGCTGCGTAGGCAATCAGATCACGCATTTGGGCCTGCGTGTAAAAGCCTCCGTATTGCGTTTGTCCGTTCTTCTGACGAATGAACTGTTTGGGAAGATCGAAGTCGGGGTTGGTAACCGCCCGTTTCAGAACAACCGAATCTTGGTTATTGAACGTACGCCACGCTCCCTCGCTGGTTAGTTTGGGATAGGCTTTAATTTCCAGTCGCCAACCCTGATCGTCGGTCAGATGCAGGTGAAATTTATTGAATTTATACAGCGCCAGTCTGTCGATGAATTTTTGTAAATAGTCGATGGAATAAAAATGCCGCGACACGTCGAGGTGCATACCCCGCCAGGCATAGGCGGGCTGGTCACGAATCTGAACCGCTGGAAGCGTGAGCGATACCAACGCTTGACCGGGTTTTTCAATCGTTACTGGCAACAACTGGCGAATGGTTTGAACTGCCCGGAACATCCCGACAGGCTGGCTGGCTTTTAGTGTTACTTGCTGTGGGGTGATCGTTAGATCGTAGCCTTCTGAATTCGTGAGTGATGCGTCGTGCTGAAGTACAATTTTTGGTCCTTTGCCCATACCAGACAGTCGCTTACCCATGCCTGATTCCAGCAACGTCTGCAATTGTTTTGCTTCATTACTGAATCGACTATCCTGCACAACCAGCGCCGTTTGAGCTGTTACAGTAAATTGCCCCGACGCCGGAACGAGCGATGTGGGATACGGAATTAGCGGATATCGTTGAGCAACGTCCTGCGCCTTGACGGACAATGTCACGAGCAGAACGAACAATAGGGAATGTAATCGGGTCATTGGAAGATGAGTATTGAAGGTGTTTTGTTTTTCGACAGGATTTACAGGATGGACAGGATTTCTATTGCCTAAAATCCTGTTCATCCTGTCGAAAAAACTTGTTAGCTGGAGAGAGTTATTCCGTTCCGTTTTTCTGGCCATTGACAGTATACTGTGCTGGTGCGAGTTTCCAGTCGTTATCAAAGAAGCCCGCCATCCGAACGCCTTTGCTACCATCTCGAACCATGTCCAGGCCGAAAATCATGAAATCAGGAAAACCACTGGCTCCGGCAAAATATTGGTTGGCCGAGGCCGCTTTCATACCTTTCAAACCCGTTCCGCCAATGACCGCAACCGATGCCGTTTTTGAACCCTTAATAGGCCATACGAAGTAAGTAGCTAAATCATCGCCCTGCCATTGCTGACTCCCGGCCCGAATCTGATTGCGCTCCAGTTGAATTGGGCAGTCGGCGAGTAGCGATTGCCAGGCGGCATTGTTGGTTGCATTGCCGAACAGAACCACCCCGCGATCAGCGTATTTGGCCAACGAGAAATCGGTATCGGCAATGATATCGATAGCGCCATTGCCCCGATAATACCAGGTTTCAGCGTCGTAGCGAGCCTTCTGCCAGTTCCAGTCATTCTCTTCTTTCGTACCCTTCGTGCCATACACAAACACCATACGATTGTTGAAAGCATCTTTGAATGTACCATTCCGGTGAGGCCCTTTTTGCGCTAGATCGGGTCGTTGTGCCTGTTTCCACTGCCCATTTTCGCGACGCAGGAATAGTGTATCCTGATCACTAGTTGTCGTATAGGTTAGCGCTGAACTGCCATCAAGCGTTACGGTTATTGGCGTTTTATTGGCAAACTCATTCAGGGCCAATTTTAGCAGAGCCACATTGGCCGTTGTGCCGGTAATGGCTTGTCTCTGACGGTTCAGTTGAATGCGGCTGTACAACAGCGGCTGGATTTGCTGCTCAATAGAAGCCCATCGGTATGCCGACGAAATGCCGGGATTGGCCGTCGTGAAGTCAATGGCGTTCACTGTCGAATCAACGGAAATCTTGTGCCATTTGAAGAAATCGAACAGCGGTTTCCAGTCAACGCTTTCATCGCCGAACCAGTGACTACCGCCGGGATATTCGTAGTAGCTCATATCGGGTTGCGACTCGCCTAGCAGTTTACGCATCTGGCGAGCGTAGGTGACGGGAACCGTCCGGTCGGCATCGCCGTGTAGTACGTAAATGCCCAGTGGCTTATAGTTGCTCGTCAGTTTCAGTACATCACTCTGGTTTCCAGATCGCAACAGCATTTGCTCCAATGGGTTGCTGCTTCCATCTGGAATCACACCATCGGCAGAACCGTATTCTTTTAAAGTTGGGTAACCGGCGCAGGGAGCAATAGCCGCCCATTTGTCGGGGTAGGTAGCGCCCAGGAACCAGGTACCATGACCGCCCATCGAGTGGCCAGTCAGATATATGTGCTGCGGATCGGGTTTGAATTGTTTTTTTGCAATCGATAGTACTTCCAACGCATCTAAACGACCCCAGTCTTCCCAGTTGAAACCGCGTGGCCGACGGTTGGTAGCTGCCACCAGATTCCCCCAGTCTTTTGATTTATAAGCCCGAGCCTGTCCGCTGGCTTCTACACCTGCGCCATGCACCGATAGAAACAAAGCCGAGGGAGCCGTTGCGGCCGATGACTGTGGGGTTACGGCATAGTATTGTAAACTTCCATCGATCTGGCTAACGAAGGTCTGACTATACGAAGCTCCCGCCGGAACGGCTTCCACCGAAACCACACCAGCATCCAGCGACTTCCCTTTTTGCGTCAGGGTTAACTCACAAGGTTGTGGCCCCTTGGCACTAACACCACTTCCATCGAAGGTAAACGCTACTTTTCGGCCTGATAGAGCTGGAATAACAGGCAGATTGGTCGTCAGTGATTTACCGGCCAGTTTGCTGGTCAGTTGTAAGCCAGTCAACGGTGCTGTTGATGCATTGATAACGACCACAGCGCCCTGAAGTAATGCGTTCGATTCGCCTAGTCGGATACTAGGTAAGGTGGGGTCGTCGGTACGTAACAAAGCCGACTTATTGGGGAAGGTCAGGTTGGCGGTGATCATGACTCCCCGCACGTAAAACTCGTTCAGCCCTTTTTTGAGCTTTACCGGGATGTGCAAATAGCCCATACTGTAGGCATCGCCCATGTGGAGTTCACCGTTCACATAGACATTGCTGTTACCTTTAATATTGAGCGACGCAATCTGTTCGCGAGTCGATGGGTAGGTCAGGTAGGTATAGCCACCGCCACCACCGATGCCGCCCCGCAGACTGCCCGTTACGACACCGGGACCTGCTGGTGCTCCACCATTCCCCCGAAAGCCGCTCCGAAGTCGCAATCGGTTCAGACTATCGGCCGTAACAGGTATCCATTTAATCTCTTTCCCTTGTTCATCCGTACCAAACACAGCGCCGTCGGTTGGTGGTTTGAGAGCACCTGTATAGAGCTGATAAGCCAGTGGATCGGCATAGATCGCTTCCCGGCCATAGCGGCTTCCTGTTAAGGCAACCAGTCCTTTGGTAAACGAATAGGTTGTCGACTCAGGCTTGGTCTGCGCCTGAAGCTGACTCACCGAAAGTAGCGTAAGGGCAAGGTGAATAAATCGGTTTGACATAGTTGATGGCGTTAGTTTTGGGTGTTTTTTTGAGATCCGACGTCAGGAGGGATCTCAAGCTTGACTGATACGAAACTTGAGATCCCTCCTGACGTCGGGATGAAAAAAAAACCCTTCTTATTATTTTAAAATATTGACTATTAACGAGTTAAAACTCCCAGTTCAGCAATGGAAACAGTAGCGTCTTTTTCGCTGGTGGTTTCGAGGGCGTCGAATTTCAGATAACGTGCTGACTGCGGCTGGTCGAATCGGATCGACTGCCCGACAGGGTTGTTGTTGATATTGCTGAACGCGCCCTGACTAACGGGTGCTGACCAGCTTTTCCCATCCTGACTAACCGAAACGGCGTACCGATAAACAATGCCGTTCTTTCGACCATCCTGTCGAGGCAGGTACGTAAAGCCCTTTAGTGATAAGGTTTCGCCGAGATCAAGTACCACCGTGACAGGCTCTTCACCCGTTTTGCGTTGTTGCCAACTAGTATTCGGATTTCCATCGATCAGGCGATCAGTACCTTTAGCCGATGTCGAGCCACCAGCCGAGACAACTGTCCACTTAGTTGAGCTAATGTCAAAATCAGTCGAAACGGGGCTGCTGGCTTTTTTCATATTGTCGATAAAGGCGCGGGCTTTCACAGTTCCAACCTGCGGCATCGCAAACGGCTGACTGAAACGAGGGCTACTAGCCGTTGGCTCCGAACCATCGGTCGTATAGGTAATAACCGGATCGGTAGTGCGGGGACAAACGATGGAGACCAACCCTTCTTTACTCCGACTGATGGCCGGTGGTACGATAAGCTCAGGTGCGTTATAGATTTCGATATGGCGAATAAGCGGACTGGCTTTTGACTCCTCAATGCTCACTCGAATTTTACTCGTCGTTATGGTCGGGAAACGCAAAATGCGTCGATTACCGATAGTCGTTCCCTGAGCAACCGGCTGGTATTTTCCATCCTTCCAGGCTGATACGGCGAACTTCTTCACCCGTTGGCCCAACGCGATATACTCCTCAATTAACAATCGGTTGAGGGTAGTTGATTTGCCCAAATTGATGTCGAGTGTAGCTTGTTTGGTACCATCTGCAGCAGCCCAATAGGTGTCGCGGCTTTTGTCCAATATGTTGCTGGCAGCAAAGGTTGGCGTTTTGCTGAACACGCTACTAGCTGTAATTTTCTTTCCACCAGCCAGATTGACCGAAGCCTTGTCGGTGTAGGCTTTCAGCTCCATAAGTCGGGCCACGTCGTTTTCATGAACCAGCCCCCGACGATCAACAGGTAGGTTGAGCAGCCAGTTACCGTTTCGTCCAATCGAACTGTAGTAAATATCTACCAAGTGTTCCAGTGATTTCACTTTGTTATCTTCGCTGGCATGGTAGTACCAACCCGGCCGAATCGAGCAATTGACTTCGGTAGGCACCCAGTGCGTACCATCTTCATGACCGGGAGTTAGTTCCCAATAGTTGGGGTAACCTGGATAGACCTTATCCCGATTCAGGGTAGCCCAGTTGGTTTCACCTGCATAGCCGTCTTCGTTACCCACCCAACGAATGTCAGGACCCGCATCACTGAAAATGACCGCGTTGGGCTGGTACTGGCGTACCGTCGCGATAAAGCCGGGCCAGTCGTACACTTGCTTCTTGCCATTTGGCCCTTCGCCATTAGCCCCGTCGAACCAGACCTCAAATACATTGCCGTACTGTGTCAATACTTCCTTGAGTGTACTTTTAAAGATTTCGTTGTACTCAGATGTTCCGTAGGCAGGGTGATTCCGATCCCAGGGCGAGAGATAGACCCCGAATTTTAATCCATACTCTTTACAAGCTGCCGATAGGTCTTTCAGGACGTCGCCCTTGCCATCACGCCATTTGCTGTTTTTAACCGAGTGTTCCGTGAATTTTGAGGGCCACAAACAGAAACCGTCGTGATGTTTGGCCGTGATCACGATTCCCTCCATACCCGCTTCCTTCGCCACCCGTGCCCACTGCCGACAATCGAGCTGGGTTGGGTTGAACATATCAGCGGTTTCGGTCCCATGCCCCCACTCTTCATTCGTGAAGGTGTTCATGTTGAAGTGCACGAACGCGTAGTACTTCAGCTTATGCCATTGCAACTGACGCGACGATGGCACCGCACCAAATGGCGCTGGCGTTTGGGCAAAGGAGAGTTGTGAGAGAAGGACAAAAAGGGTAATGAGTCGTATGTACATTTAGCTTCAGGATTCTATGATTTAGCCTAGCCCCTCTCCCGTTTTGGGAGAGGGGTTGGGGTGAGGGGAAACGCCGAGAAGCTCTGACCTCACCCCCGGCCCCTCTCCCAAAACGGGAGAGGGATGCAACTATCGGCCAATTAATGAAGTATAGTTTACCGTTCTTCCAGCTTAAAAACCCAGGCTGGTTGGCTAGCCAGTAACTTCTGAGCCGCTTCGGGTAGTGCAACAACTAATCCCTCTGCCGTCTTATTAGCTTTCAAGGCTTTGGTATATCCCAACAGCTTTACGGTCGGTTTGCTTTGCGTAACGTTGCTGAGCGTGATGGTTGTGGGCACCGTCTCTTTATCACTGGGCAAGTACGTCTGATACTTCGTTTTGCCGTTTCCGGTGTAGGCCCATTGCTTCTGCCGATAAGGTGCTACGGGTTTGGTACCATAAATCGATTCGCCGTTGACGCGCAGCCAAGCACCAATTTCCTGCAATCGTTGGTAGGCTTCGGGATGCCAATCGCCTTCGGGGCTGGGAGCAATATTCAGGAGCAGGTTGCCGTTTTTAGCGACAATATCCACCAGCGTGTGAATCAATTTGCGGGTCGATTTGAAGTTTTCTTTCGGAATGTACGACCACGAATCACCCATCGTCATGCACGACTCCCAGGGGATAGGCATGTACGAATCAGGAATGGATTGCTCAGGCGTAACGTAGTTTTCAAATTCACCCGTTACGGTGCGATCTACGACTAATAAACCCGGCTGTTTGCTACGACCCATCCCCGCGATTCGGGCCATGTCGATGTCCTGATCATACGGAATGGTGCGCTGCCAGCTAATGGTCGAATCGATGGTTGATGCCGGACGAACCCAGCCGCCATCGAGCCACAGAATGTCGATTTTACCATAATCCGTCATCAACTCCTGAATCTGATTGTAGGTAAAGTCCTTGAACTGCTGCCACTTTTGCGGGTACTTTTTAGGGGCATACGACACGTTGCGATCTTTAGGCGGGAAATACGGGTCCCAATACGAGGGTGTATTCCAGTCAGGTTTCGAGAAATAAGCGCCAACCATGAAGTCCTGTCCCCGGAAAGCACTAAACACTTCTTTGGCAATGTTACTGCGTGGATTCGATGAGAAAGCCGTTTTCGGATCGGTGATTTTGTAGTCCGTTTGTTTAGTGTCGAACATACAGAATCCGTCGTGGTGTTTCGTTGTGAACACCACGTATTTCATACCTGCATCTTTTGCCGCTGTAGCCCAGCGTTCGGGGTTAAATTGAGTCGGGTTGAAGGTTGTCCGAATGTTTTCGTAGGCTTTTTTATACTCGTACCAGTTGGCCGCGTATGGCCCCCGGCGTTCGCACCAGCCTTCATCTTCGGGGCACAGCGACCAGGATTCTACGATGCCCCACTTGCTGTATGTACCCCAGTGCATCAACAAGCCAAACTTAACGTCCTGCCAATGCGCGAGTTTCTTGCTAACCAGACTGTCTTTTGGGGGAACGTAATGGGCGTGATTTTGCTCAGAATGCTGCTGAGCCTGCGTAACACCAGACACCAGCAAAGAAGCTAAAGTCCAGCCGAAGTAGAGTGAACGAAAATAGGTATTTTTCATGGGGGTAGGAATCATCAGTACAGGGTTATTTCAGGCCGTTGACCACGGGGTCAAGAAGTGCTTTATGTTTCAGGTCGTAGATGTACTCCCAGAACATAATTCCGCCCAGGCCCTTCTTTTTCACGTAGTCGATCTTCGGGCCAAAGGATTCTGCATCACCATAGGAAATGAAGGTATGCGAGGTCGCATTCCACAAATAGGGTGCTTTGGCATCGGCATCCCAGTATCGGACAAACCCGTTTTTGTTAATGTACTTATCCACCAGTTCATCGTGACTGATGAACGAGTGCTTACCTGTTGACGGCTGATACAGACCATTGTCTACCGGACGGGTATCGGCCCAGCCACGTCCATAAAATGGAATACCCAGCACGATTTTACGCGCAGGAACGCCCGCTTTAATATGCCCTTCTACGGCCGAGATCGAGCTATTCCGCGATTGATCGCCTTTTTTAGATTGCGCCAGTGGGCTATGGTGCCCTGTCACTTTATCGTTGCCATGATAGAGGTCATACGTCATGATGTTGACGTAGTCCAGGTATTTCTGCGCTTCTCCCAGATTCGTGTGGCTTACAAACGCGGTGTCGCCCCCGGTTGCAGCGGTCAGCAGGTAATGATTGGCACCTGTGCGCTTGTCTACCTTACCTTGTTCGTCGAGCCGATCACGAATGGCTTTCAGGTACAGCGTAAAGTTCTCTTTGTCTTCGGGCCGAAAGATGTTGCCTGCGCCAATTTGAGCGGGATATTCCCAGTCGATATCAACACCATCGAGTTTATGCTTTTTCATAAATGCGACGGCACTATTCGCAAATTTCCGACGCGATGCCGCTGTCAGTGCAGCATCCGAGAAATACTTGCAACCACCCCAGCCACCGACTGAAATAAGAATTTTCAGGTCTTTATTAATTGCCCGAAGCGAGGTTAAGGCCGCCAGGTTGGCTGAGTCTTTAGCCGAAATCGGCGCTAACTCTCCATTTTGGGCAGGTACTGCAAATGCGTAGTTGATGTGCGTAAGCTTCTGGGCTTCGATCTGCTCTTTTGTCCATCCGTTTCCGCTTACATAACCAATAAGTACGTAGCGTTTAGGGGGTTGCGTTGCGGCTGCCGTTGGTGTAGTAGGTAGCAATAGGCCGAATAGAGAAACGGCCAATGAAAT
Proteins encoded in this region:
- a CDS encoding family 20 glycosylhydrolase; this encodes MTRLHSLLFVLLVTLSVKAQDVAQRYPLIPYPTSLVPASGQFTVTAQTALVVQDSRFSNEAKQLQTLLESGMGKRLSGMGKGPKIVLQHDASLTNSEGYDLTITPQQVTLKASQPVGMFRAVQTIRQLLPVTIEKPGQALVSLTLPAVQIRDQPAYAWRGMHLDVSRHFYSIDYLQKFIDRLALYKFNKFHLHLTDDQGWRLEIKAYPKLTSEGAWRTFNNQDSVVLKRAVTNPDFDLPKQFIRQKNGQTQYGGFYTQAQMRDLIAYAAARHIEIIPEIDMPGHLTAAIKAYPFLSCTGQEGWGKTFSVPICPCNEPTYTFMETVLSEIIALFPSPYVHIGADEVEKSTWAQSATCQELMKRENIKNVEELQSYFVHRIEKFVQSKGKKLMVWDDALEGGLKPSTAVMYWRSWVKGAPQKAAQNGNDVVMTPVSNLYFDSPPGIRSVENVYNIAVVPEGVTAEQTKQFLGAQANIWTEYIPTENRVDYMAMPRMTALSEVVWTAKKDFPSYQKRLLQHFLRMEQLGIHYRLPDLTGFAEENVFVDKATLRIKKPLDSYILRYTTDGTQPQVNSLELPADLTISKPQTVNVAVFTPSGIRGDVYSLRYQQQAYATPVGGASSVAGLSCLYFKKYFKETKLMKQQKADSSYVINNVVVPKSVNAPSFGVQFRGYMTVPETGVYSFFYTCDDGGILRIADRMVVDNDGNHFPIEKSGQVALQKGAHPFEADFIEGGGGFTLKLKYSLNGSEPMDIPDSWFTH
- a CDS encoding phosphoglycerate kinase, which gives rise to MKTVDSYNFAGKKALVRVDFNVPLDKAYNITDDTRIKATIPTVMKIVNDGGSAILMSHLGRPKGGPEEKYSLKHLLPALKEAFGREVKFADDCIGQSATDLAASLQPGEILLLENLRFYKEEEKGDVDFAKKLASLGDVWVNDAFGTAHRAHASTAVMGQFFTDRVAGYVMEAELANAKKILENAERPFTAIMGGAKISDKILIIEKLLDKVDNLIIGGGMTYTFTKAQGGKIGKSLLEADKQDLALELLKKAEEKGVKIYMPLDNVCADDFSNDANRQVVDTGEIPDGWEGLDIGPKSIELFSDIVAKSKTLLWNGPMGVFEFENFAKGTNAIAEAVVKATEENGAFSLIGGGDSAAAVNQAGYGDRVSYVSTGGGALLEYMEGKVLPGVAALE
- a CDS encoding carboxylesterase family protein, which produces MSNRFIHLALTLLSVSQLQAQTKPESTTYSFTKGLVALTGSRYGREAIYADPLAYQLYTGALKPPTDGAVFGTDEQGKEIKWIPVTADSLNRLRLRSGFRGNGGAPAGPGVVTGSLRGGIGGGGGYTYLTYPSTREQIASLNIKGNSNVYVNGELHMGDAYSMGYLHIPVKLKKGLNEFYVRGVMITANLTFPNKSALLRTDDPTLPSIRLGESNALLQGAVVVINASTAPLTGLQLTSKLAGKSLTTNLPVIPALSGRKVAFTFDGSGVSAKGPQPCELTLTQKGKSLDAGVVSVEAVPAGASYSQTFVSQIDGSLQYYAVTPQSSAATAPSALFLSVHGAGVEASGQARAYKSKDWGNLVAATNRRPRGFNWEDWGRLDALEVLSIAKKQFKPDPQHIYLTGHSMGGHGTWFLGATYPDKWAAIAPCAGYPTLKEYGSADGVIPDGSSNPLEQMLLRSGNQSDVLKLTSNYKPLGIYVLHGDADRTVPVTYARQMRKLLGESQPDMSYYEYPGGSHWFGDESVDWKPLFDFFKWHKISVDSTVNAIDFTTANPGISSAYRWASIEQQIQPLLYSRIQLNRQRQAITGTTANVALLKLALNEFANKTPITVTLDGSSALTYTTTSDQDTLFLRRENGQWKQAQRPDLAQKGPHRNGTFKDAFNNRMVFVYGTKGTKEENDWNWQKARYDAETWYYRGNGAIDIIADTDFSLAKYADRGVVLFGNATNNAAWQSLLADCPIQLERNQIRAGSQQWQGDDLATYFVWPIKGSKTASVAVIGGTGLKGMKAASANQYFAGASGFPDFMIFGLDMVRDGSKGVRMAGFFDNDWKLAPAQYTVNGQKNGTE
- a CDS encoding alpha-L-fucosidase; this encodes MYIRLITLFVLLSQLSFAQTPAPFGAVPSSRQLQWHKLKYYAFVHFNMNTFTNEEWGHGTETADMFNPTQLDCRQWARVAKEAGMEGIVITAKHHDGFCLWPSKFTEHSVKNSKWRDGKGDVLKDLSAACKEYGLKFGVYLSPWDRNHPAYGTSEYNEIFKSTLKEVLTQYGNVFEVWFDGANGEGPNGKKQVYDWPGFIATVRQYQPNAVIFSDAGPDIRWVGNEDGYAGETNWATLNRDKVYPGYPNYWELTPGHEDGTHWVPTEVNCSIRPGWYYHASEDNKVKSLEHLVDIYYSSIGRNGNWLLNLPVDRRGLVHENDVARLMELKAYTDKASVNLAGGKKITASSVFSKTPTFAASNILDKSRDTYWAAADGTKQATLDINLGKSTTLNRLLIEEYIALGQRVKKFAVSAWKDGKYQPVAQGTTIGNRRILRFPTITTSKIRVSIEESKASPLIRHIEIYNAPELIVPPAISRSKEGLVSIVCPRTTDPVITYTTDGSEPTASSPRFSQPFAMPQVGTVKARAFIDNMKKASSPVSTDFDISSTKWTVVSAGGSTSAKGTDRLIDGNPNTSWQQRKTGEEPVTVVLDLGETLSLKGFTYLPRQDGRKNGIVYRYAVSVSQDGKSWSAPVSQGAFSNINNNPVGQSIRFDQPQSARYLKFDALETTSEKDATVSIAELGVLTR
- a CDS encoding glycoside hydrolase family 18 protein gives rise to the protein MVKSFLSFLSISLAVSLFGLLLPTTPTAAATQPPKRYVLIGYVSGNGWTKEQIEAQKLTHINYAFAVPAQNGELAPISAKDSANLAALTSLRAINKDLKILISVGGWGGCKYFSDAALTAASRRKFANSAVAFMKKHKLDGVDIDWEYPAQIGAGNIFRPEDKENFTLYLKAIRDRLDEQGKVDKRTGANHYLLTAATGGDTAFVSHTNLGEAQKYLDYVNIMTYDLYHGNDKVTGHHSPLAQSKKGDQSRNSSISAVEGHIKAGVPARKIVLGIPFYGRGWADTRPVDNGLYQPSTGKHSFISHDELVDKYINKNGFVRYWDADAKAPYLWNATSHTFISYGDAESFGPKIDYVKKKGLGGIMFWEYIYDLKHKALLDPVVNGLK
- a CDS encoding alpha-L-fucosidase — encoded protein: MKNTYFRSLYFGWTLASLLVSGVTQAQQHSEQNHAHYVPPKDSLVSKKLAHWQDVKFGLLMHWGTYSKWGIVESWSLCPEDEGWCERRGPYAANWYEYKKAYENIRTTFNPTQFNPERWATAAKDAGMKYVVFTTKHHDGFCMFDTKQTDYKITDPKTAFSSNPRSNIAKEVFSAFRGQDFMVGAYFSKPDWNTPSYWDPYFPPKDRNVSYAPKKYPQKWQQFKDFTYNQIQELMTDYGKIDILWLDGGWVRPASTIDSTISWQRTIPYDQDIDMARIAGMGRSKQPGLLVVDRTVTGEFENYVTPEQSIPDSYMPIPWESCMTMGDSWSYIPKENFKSTRKLIHTLVDIVAKNGNLLLNIAPSPEGDWHPEAYQRLQEIGAWLRVNGESIYGTKPVAPYRQKQWAYTGNGKTKYQTYLPSDKETVPTTITLSNVTQSKPTVKLLGYTKALKANKTAEGLVVALPEAAQKLLASQPAWVFKLEER